Part of the Thermus neutrinimicus genome, CTTGCGGGCGTTAGGGGGAGTAGAGGTGGTTTTTTAGTGGGAGGGCACTTAAAAGCCCGGGATGAGGACCCTCCCCTCCTCATCCCGCAGGCTGGCAATGGCCCGGCTCAAACGGTAAATGGGGTTCTCCACCACCGCCCCGTAGGAGGAGTGCAGGTCAAAGGCGGCGGTGCGCACCCGAAGCTCGAGGGCCACGATCCCCTTAAGCCCCGCATAAAGGTAAGGACGGCCCTTGGCGTCCACTCCCCCCGCCTCCCAGACGATGGCCCCGGCTCCCAGGAGGTCCCTTTTGTCCCTGACGTAGTCCGCCAGGTGAGGGCTTCCCACCTCCTCCTCCCCCTCCACCACAAACTTCACCCGGGGAAGAAACCCGTGCTTTTCCCGAAACAAGCGCAGGGCCATGACCCTGGCCACCAGCTCCCCCTTGTCGTCATGGGTACCCCGGCCATACCAGGCCCCCTCCCGCTCCACCAGAACAAAGGGATCGCTTTCCCATAGCTCCAGGGGATCCGGGGGCTGAACATCGTAATGGTTGTAAAACAAAAGGACCCTTTCCCCCTCACCCCCCTCGGCGTAGACCACCGGGGGCCCGTAACCCCCGTGGAGCTCCGCCCTAAGGCCCAGGTCCTGGAGCACCTCCGCCACCCTGGCCGCACCCTCCCCCAGGGCCCTTCCCTCGGCGCTCACCGTGGGCAAGGCCACCAGCTCCGCCAAAAGCGTCCTGGCCTCTTCCAGAAACGACCTCATGGTAGACTGAGCATACTATGGTGGAACCCTCCTTGGTCCTCTACGGGACCCTGTACCAGCGGGCCATGGATGTGCTCCAGGAAGCCCTGCAGGAAACGGGGGCCCGCTATGCCCTCTTCATTGACCGTAAGGGATTCGTCCTGGCCCATAAGGAGGCCCTCTGGGCCCCCAAGCCCCCGCCTTTGGACTCCCTGGCCACCCTGGTGGCGGGAAACGCCGCCGCCACCCAGGCCCTGGCCAAGCTACTGGGAGAGGCCCGCTTCCAAGAGGTGGTGCACCAAGGGGAACACATGGGGCTCTACGTGGACGAGGTCGGCGAGGCAGCCCTCCTGGTCCTGGTCTTTGACGAGAACGCTCCCTTGGGCAAGATCAAACTCCACGGGAAGC contains:
- a CDS encoding roadblock/LC7 domain-containing protein, producing the protein MVEPSLVLYGTLYQRAMDVLQEALQETGARYALFIDRKGFVLAHKEALWAPKPPPLDSLATLVAGNAAATQALAKLLGEARFQEVVHQGEHMGLYVDEVGEAALLVLVFDENAPLGKIKLHGKRAAETLARLAEEALANPPKLNLDTQYREEAKALLDELFGN